Below is a genomic region from Mycolicibacter hiberniae.
CCGCGACGAAACCTTCGGCCTCGACCGGGTCGGCCGTGGAGAACACCTCCTTGGCGTGGTGCTCGGCGAACACCCGGGCCATCAGCTCGACATCCTCGGCGCCGGCGTGGCCGCGCTCGTCGGAGGCCGCCACCAGCATGGCCGCGGCGTCGCGGTCCAGCCCCATGCGCAGCTGGTCCTCGACGGCGTTGATCGCCGCGCCGTCCATGAACTCCAGCATCGACGGGCGCAGCCGCCCGGACACGTCGAGGACTGCGTCGGCCGCGGCGGTGACGGAGTCGAAGGTGGCCACCACCACCGAGGAGGCGGGCTGGGCCGGCAGCAGTCGCAACGTCACCTCGGTGATCACGCCGAGAGTGCCCTCGCTGCCGACGAACAACTTGGTCAGGGACAGCCCGGCGACGTCCTTGAGGCGCGGCCCGCCCAGCCGCACGGCGGTGCCGTCGGCCAGCACCACCTGCAGGCCCAGCACGTAATCGGTGGTGACGCCGTATTTGACGCAGCACAGCCCGCCGGCGTTGGTGGCGATGTTGCCGCCGATACTGCAGATCTCGAAGGACGACGGGTCCGGCGGGTACCACAAGCCGTATGCCGCGACCGCCTTCTTCACCTCGGCGTTGAAGAGCCCGGGCTGGCATACCGCAGTACGGGTGACCGGATCCACGGTGATGTCACGCATCTTCTCTGTGCACAGCACGATCCCGCCGTCGATCGCGGTGGCACCACCGGACAACCCGCTGCCCGCACCGCGGGTCACCACCGGAATGCGGTGCGCGGTGGCCCAGCGCAGGACGGTCTGCACCTGCTCGGTAAGCAGCGGTCGGACCACCGCCAGCGGCTGGCCAGCCCGGGGATCCAGCGCGTTGTCCTGCCGATAACCCGCGGTGATCGTCGGGTCGGTGACCACCATGCCCTCGGGCAGATCGGCTGTGAGCTGGGCTAGCGCGTCGGTGTTCACGCAGGCGATCCTAGTCGCGGGGCACCCGGGGGGCCGGTGGCGCGATCAGCTTGTCACCAGGCCGCCGAGGGTGCCGATCAGGCCGAGCGCCGGATCCAGCAGGTACTCCTGGACCCCGCTGACATCGAACAGCAGTTGGATGGCCTCCCCGATGGGGCCTTCGATCGCGGTGAAAGCGGTGAACGGGTTGAGGTAGTCGTTGAGCCACGACACCGCCTGGGCGTACGGTTCGCCGATCTCGGAGGCCGTCCAGGCGCGCACGTCCTCGAACAGCTCCATCAGCTCGGCGTAGCCCGGCAGGTCCGCGCCGAACAGTGCCAAGGCGTTGTCCGCGCCCTGCACGACGGCCCTGGTGAAATCGACCAGGAAGGTCGCCGGGTCGATGATCGGGATGAGTTGGGCGGGCACCGGTTCGCCGAACGGAACCGACCTGTCGTAGCCGGCTTCGACGATCACCCGCAGTGCCGGCTGCACGATCTCCAGCCAGGACTCCGGTACCCCCAGGGTCCGCAGCGGGCTCAGCAGCGGCAGCTCGGCGGTCGGGATGAAATAGAACGTGGTGTCGCCGGTGACCTGCCGGACGATGTCGGTCGAGCCCGCAACGTACTCGTCGACGAACGGACCGACCAGCGGCTGCGACGGTGGCCACACCGCCGGAACGAGCTGTGGCAGTGGACCGCCGGCGTAGCCTCCATGCGTGTAGAGGAATCCGAGGAAGGCGTTGAGGACCGCCACCAGATTGATGGGGTACTGCGGAAAATCCGCGTTGGCGTCGTATTGCGCGGCCACGTCGATGGTGGCTATATCGCCGTCGGTCGGTGCCGCCCCATTGAAATTGAGCCCCGGCATGCCCGGGATCACCAGGCCGTCGAAGCGTTCGAGGAATCCGCCGTTGGGCCGGTTGCCCGAGCCCAGGAGCAAGAACGTCACGTCGGGGTCGGGTTGCCCCGATTGCATCATGTCGATCTTCTGCAGAACCGCGATCTGCGCGCTCTGCGAATATCCCGCCACCACATAGGGCTGACCGTCGGGCTGCTGCGCCATCGTGGCCGCAAGGTTCGCCAGGCCGGTGGGAATCGACGTGCTGGCCCCGGATGCGGGGTAGGGGACCACCACCGGGACATGATCCGCGCCGGTGGCCGGGTTGATGTAGTCGGCGACTACCGCGTCCTGCCACCGTTGGCTCGGGGTCGGCATGAAGGTGCCGCCCATGATCAGCGCCGTCTGTGCGTCGTCCGGGGCACCGGCGTGCGCCGGTACCACCGGCGCCATGAACGCCACCGACGCGCCGCACAGCAACGTCACAAGCAACCGGCGCGAAGGCCAGCGTCGGCCCACGTCTAGCCCCCTTGTGTCCGGTGAGGGGTCAACTATGTTTGAGAATCTCTCAGAAATCAAGACCGTTTGCCTACTCCGAGCTGCGGGCGGGCACAGTGGATGCATGCTCAACCACCCGCGCACGGGTCAGCCGTTCGAGTCGCCGGTGCCGCCCGGGACCGGCTGGCCCGGCGACCCGGCAACCTCGCACACCCCGCCGGCGGCCGACGCCGCGCAGGTGGTGGCGCTGGCCGGTCAGTCCGAGGCAATCGACGAGCTCGACGCGCTGGTCAGCGTATGCCAGGCCTGCCCGCGGCTGGTGGACTGGCGCGAGCAGGTGGCGGTCACCAAGCGGAAGTCCTTTGCCGACCAGCCCTATTGGGGCCGGCCGGTGCCCGGCTGGGGCTCGCGCACACCCAAGATCGTGATCGTGGGTCTGGCCCCGGCCGCCAACGGCGCCAACCGCACCGGCCGGATGTTCACCGGCGACCGGTCCGGCGACCAGTTGTACGCCGCGCTCTACCGCGCCGGACTGGTCAACCAGCCGACCAGCGTCGACGCTGCGGACGGCTTGCACGCCAACGGCATCCGGATCACCGCCCCGGTGCGGTGCGCTCCGCCGGACAACGCTCCCAGCATCGTCGAGCGCAACACCTGCGCACCGTGGATCGAGGCCGAATGGCAGCTGATCGCCCCGTCGGTACGGGTGATCGTCGCTTTGGGAGGGTTCGCCTGGCAGACCGCGCTGCGCATCGGCGCGGACCCCGTGCCCAAGCCCAAGCCGAAGTTCGGCCACGGCGTGGTCGTCGGTCTGGGGCCGGCGTTGCACCTGGTGGGCTGCTATCACCCCAGTCAGCAGAACATGTTCACCGGCCGGCTGACTCCGGCGATGCTGGACGACGTCTTTGCCCAGGCCTCGGCGCTGGCGGGACTTTCCGGCTGACTTCCGGTGTTGACTAGGGGCGTGCGACTCTCCGTTCTTGATCTCGTCCCGGTCCGCTCCGACCAGACCAGCGCCCACGCGCTGGCTGCCACGGTGCGGTTGGCCCAGACCGCTGACCGCCTCGGCTTCACCCGGTACTGGGTGGCCGAGCACCACAACATGCCGTCTGTGGGAGCGACCAGCCCGCCGGTAGTGCTGGCCTACCTCGCTGCGCAGACGGCGCAGGTGCGGCTGGGCTCGGGTGGGGTGATGCTGCCCAACCACGCTCCGCTGGCGGTGGCCGAACAGTTCGCGCTGCTGGAGGCCGCCGCCCCGGGGCGCATCGACTTGGGGATCGGCCGGGCGCCGGGTTCGGACCCGGTCACCTCGGTCATGTTGCGGGGCAACCGAAGCGGCGCCCCCGACGAGGACGTCGCGAACTTCCCCGACTACCTCGACCATGTGCGGGCGATGATGAGCAGCCGCGGCGTGCAGGTCCAGCTGCGCGACGGCGACTATCTGCTCAAGGCCACCCCGGCCGCCGCCGGCGAGCCGCGACTGTGGCTGCTGGGTTCCAGCATGTATTCGGCCCGGCTCGCCGCGGCCAAAGGACTGCCGTACGTCTTCGCCCACCACTTCTCCGGCCAGGGCACGCAGGAGGCGCTGGCGTACTACCGGGCCAACTTCACCCCGAGTGAGGTGTGCGCGGCCCCGACGACGTTCCTGACCGTCAACGCCGCCGTTGCCGAAACCCGCGCAGAGGCAGAGGCTTTGATGCTGCCGAACCTGCAGATGATGGCCCGGCTGCGGACCGGGCGACCGCTGGGGCCGGTCGATGTGGTCGAGGACGCGCTGGCGGCGGTGGTCTCCGACGCCGAACAACGCATCATCGACAGTGGCCTGCGGCGCGCGGTCGTCGGCGCCCCGGACGAAGCAGCCGAGCAGGTCCAGACGCTGGCCGACCGGTTCGGCGTCGACGAGGTGATGATCAACCCGGTCGCCTCGGCGCGTCGCGGCACCGACCCGGCCACTGCTCCCGGCCGGGAACGCACCTGCGAGCTGCTGGCCAAGGAGCTGCTGTAAGCCTCAGCGGCTGATGATCGTCATCCCGTATCCGCTTGGCCGGTAATCGATGTAGACGGGGTTCACCGAGAACGGGTAGTAGCCGCTGTTGGCCGCGCCGCCGGAGGTGACCCACGGCCCGTTGCCGGCCGAGGTGGTGTAGGAGTACAGCAGCGTCTCGCCGTCGGAGCTGTACACCGAGATCACGGTGCCCGCCGGCACCTGCGAACCGACGCCGAGGCTGGGGACCAGTGACTGCGGGATGCTGCCGTACATGCCGCCCGAGTCGATCGAAGTGGAGATGGCCACCGGCGGACCGCCGTTGATGGACACCATCGTGTCGACGTAGGGCGACCCGGAAACCGCGATCTCCGGGGTCAGCGGATTCGGGCCGAAGATCACCTGGCCGGTCTGCTCGTCGATGAGCACGCCCTGGTTGAGCGAGCCGGGCAACGCCGAGATGATGGTCGAGGTTCCCGCGTAGCCGTTGTTGGGGCCGATGCCCAGCACGCCGACGATGCCGTACCGGTTGAAGTACTGCGTCATCAGGGCATTCGACCCGGAGGTCACCACGTTGACGCCGGTCGGCTGGGTGATCAGCTCATCCGGGCAGTCGCCGCCCTTGTCGCAGAACCCGACCGTGGTGCTGTAGGTCTGGTAGCCGTAGCTTGCTCCGCCCAGGCCGGCGTAGCTGGCACTGCCGGTCAGCTGCACGTCGCCGATGTTGCCGGAGACGGCGCTGTTCAGGATCGTCAGGCCGGTGGAGCCGGTGTCGATCTGGACCGGCACCGGGGGCCCGCCGTTGATCGAGATGTAGACGATCGGGCTGATGCCACCGCTTTGCAGATACAGCGGCACCGCGACGTTGGCCGGGCCGTCCGGGCCGCCCCGCTCGCCGGCGGCCGCACCGCCGGACCCCGCGCCGCCCTCGCCTCCGGCACCGTTGGCGCCATTGCTGCCGACCGCCCCGCCCCGGCCGCCGTCGCCGCCGTCACCGCCGTCACCGCCACGGGCGCCGGCTCCGCCGGCCGCCACCGCGCCGGCCGCCCCGCCGTCGCCGCCGTCACCGGCCGCCCCGCCATGGACGTTCGTTCCGGTCAGGGTGGATTCGCCGCCGTCGCCGCCGTTGCCGCCGTGGCCTCCCGCGCCGGCATTGCCGCCCGATCCGGCATTGCCGGTGCCGCCGCCGGCGCCACCTTCACCGGCGTCGCCACCGGATCCGCCCGCGCCGCCGTTGCCGCCGCTGGAGCCCTGCGCGTAGTAGCTGCCGACGGCGCTGCCGCCGTTGCCGCCGAAACCGCCGAGGCCGCCGTTTCCGCCGGTGCCGCCGTCGAATCCGATGTCGCCGACGCCGCCGGACCCACCAGATCCTGCGGACCCGCCGGCGCCGCCCTCGCCGCCGATACCGACCGGCGCGCGGTTGATCCCGGGTTGGGCGTAGAGGCCCGAACCGGGCGAGCCGCCGTCACCGGCCGTTCCACCGTTGCCGCCGTTGCCGCCCGTCCCGCCGGCGCTGTCGTTCCCCGCGCCGCCGGCACCGCCGCCACCGCCGCTGCCGCCGGCACCCCCGTCACCGCCGGTGCCGTTGGTGCCGAATCTGCCGTGTTCGCCGATCGCCGGGTTGCCGACGTAGGCCGACCCGCCCGCTCCACCGCTGCCGCCGGCCCCGCCGTTGCCGCCGTGGTAGCCCTCGCCCCCGCCGAACGCCCCGGTGTCTCCGAGCCCGCCGTTGCCTCCGGCGCCACCGACGCCGCCGTCTCCGCCGCTGCCGTATTGCACGTTGTTGGCCACGTCCAGCTTGGCGATACCGTTGCCGCCGCCGTTTCCGCCGGCGCCGCCGGCGCCGCCCGCGCCGCCGTTGCCGGTGCCCTCGCCGTGGGCGCTGACGCTGCTGCCGCCGACACCTCCGGCGCCACCGGTTCCACCGTTCCCGCCGCTACCGGGCAATGTGGCGCTCGGGGGCAGGTATACCTGGTCCAGGCCTCGGCCGCCGTCACCGGCTGCACCACCGGCGCCACCGGCGCCGCCGCTGCCGTCGCCGAGGGAGTTTCCGCCGGCGCCGCCAGTGCCGCCGTTGCCGCCGTGTCCGGCGTTGCCGCCGTTGAGCGCCGCGGTGCCGTCGGCCCCGGTCGCGCCGTTGCCGCCGGCCCCGCCGCCGTTGCCGTGCAGGCTGCCGGTCCCGCCGTCGCCGCCGTGGCCGCCGTGGCCGCCCGCTGTGACGGCGTTGAAGCCGTTACCGCCGGCACCACCGTGGCCGGCGGGCGCGGTCGAGGTCGTGCCGTTGGCGCCGGCGGCACCGTGGACCGAGCCCGCTCCGCCGTCGCCGCCGAGGCCCCCGGCGCCGTAGGCGCCGGCGTCGCCGCCGCGGCCGCCGTTCGGGTTGCTCGCATCGCCGTGGCCGCCGGCTCCGCCGTCGCCGGGTGTCCCGCCGTTTCCGCCGTTTCCGCCGTTTCCGCCGGTGCCCGCGAGCCCCGCCACGCCGTGGGCCGCGACGCCGCCCGCGCCACCCGCGCCGCCGGTACCGCCGTTGCCGCCCTGCATTCCGTCGCCGCCGTTGCCGCCGGCACCGCCCGCCAGGGTTGCGTCGGCCCCGGTGGTTCCGGCACCGCCGGCTCCGCCCGAACCGCCGTTGCCGCCCGCCCCGCCGCGGCCACCGTCGCCATACTGCGCCGCACTGAATCCGCCCGCGCCGCCGGTGCCGCCCACGCCACCGGTCCCACCGCTGAAGCCCGCCGCCCCGTCCACGCCGGCTGCCCCGTTGCCGCCCGCGCCGCCGGCACCGCCGTTACCGAACAGCCAGGCGATGGCGTCGCCGCCGGCACCGCCGAAGCCGCCGGCCAAGTCGTCGATGCCGGCACCGCCCGCGCCGCCGGCGCCGCCGTTGCCCATGAGCCATCCGCCGGTGCCGCCGATGCCGCCGTCGGCACCGGCTCCACCGTCACCGCCGGCCCCGCCGTCGCCGAACATGCCGGCCGCTCCGCCGTTGCCGCCGACCAGGCCCGCCTCGATCTGGTCGAAGCCGTCACCGCCGTCGCCGAACCAGAGACCGCCTGCTCCGCCGTCGGGGTTCTCCGCCGTCCCGTCCAGGCCGTTGCCGATCACATAGGCGCCCAGCAGCTGGTTGATGCCGTTGTTGATCTGTTCACCGAACGGGTTGGTGATCCACGCCTGCATCGATGCGTGCAGGGGTTCGTAGAACAGCTCGTCGAACCAGTCGGCGGAGTCGAATGCGGTGGTGTCGGCAGCCACCCCGGTGTCCGGGGTGAACCAGTCGATCAACCAGTCGAAGTCCAGGCCGTCGGCGTGTGCCGGCGGGGTGATCGGGGCCAGGCCGAAGCCCAGGAAAGTTCCCACCGCCGCTCCGGCGCCGACCAGGCGCCGGCGGACTGATCTTGACTTTCGCGGCGTGCCCCGACCACTCATCGCCTCAACGTACTAGCTGAGTGATACCTGAGCAAAGGGAAACAACGGTCTGGGTGGAGCAAGGGTGACGATTAAGGAGCGGACGCCGGGGTGAGCTTCACGACGGGGATCGGGCGGGTTGTCCGGCGCTGGTAGCCGTCGTAACGATTGGCATTGTTGGCGTTGACGATCCGCCACAGCCGGGCATAGTCCGGGTCGTCGGGAAGCACCGGCTGGGCGGTGGCCCGAAGGCGCTTCGGCCCGATGTTGATCTCCACCTCGGGGTGGGCCTTGAGATTGTGGTACCAGCCGGGGGAGCGGGGAGCGCCGCCCATCGACGCGACGATCAGATACGCATCGCCGTCGCGCGCGTAGGTAAGGGTTGTGGTGCGTGGCTTCCCCGTCTTGGCACCGACGGTGTGCAAAAGGAGGTTGGGCGGCAGGCCCGGCAGTCTATGGCCGATCCAGCCGTGGCTTCGCCGGTAGATCAGGTCGTGCAGGCCGAGGACGCGGACGCCCACCTTTTCGATCCAGGGAAGATGGTCCATCACATCAGTCTGACGGTGCCGACTCGCTGCTCGCCAGTGCGGCTCTCAGTATCGCCCCGGTGCCCTCGCGGTCGCTGTCGCGGCGCACCAGCAGGCCTTTGGCGAAGGACAACCGGTCGCCGTTGCGGCGCGGCACCACATGCAGGTGGATGTGAAAGACACTCTGGAAGGCTGCCCGGCCGTCGTTGATCGCGAGATTGTTTCCGTCGGCGTGCAGGCCGGAGGCCCGCGCGGCCTGGCCGATCCGTTGTCCGACTTTGAGCATGCCGGCCAGGGCGGCGGGCGGGGTGTCGGTCAGATCCACGAAGTGTTGCTTGGGGACCACCAGGGTGTGGCCGCGGGTGAAGGGCCGGATGTCGAGGAACGCCAGGTACTCATCATCTTCGTAGACGCGCACCGCGGGCGCGTCCCCGGCGACGACGGCACAGAACACGCAGGACATGGTGGCCACGTTAGCCCGTCATCTTTTCAGCGCACCGGCCATCGCGTCGATCGCCCGGTCCAGGATGGCTCGGGTGGTCGCGAAGTTCAGCCGTGCGAAGCCCGGGCCGCCGCCGAAGGGGATGCCCGGGCTCAGTGCCACCCGCGCATTCGCCAGCAAGATCGCAGCCGGCTCGGCCGGCAGCCCCAGTTCCCGGAAATCGACCCAGGCCAGGTAGGTGGCCTCCGGGTGGCTGATCCGCACGCCGGGTATCGCCGCGGGCAGCACCTGGCTGAGGTGATCGCGGTTGGCTCGCAGGTAGGTCAGTAGGGCGTCGAGCCATCCGCCGCCGTGCTGGTAGGCGGCGATGTTGGCGCGGATGCCGACGGTGGCCGCACCCATCGTGTTCAGCATGTTGATCCGGTCCCAGGCGTCCGCGTCGCGCTGGTTGGACAAGACCACCTGCGCGCACATCAGGCCGGGCAGGTTCCAGCCTTTGGAGGCCGACATCAGCGTGATGACCGTGTCTGCGGCGGTGGCCGACACCGAGGCGGCGGCCACATGGGGGCGGTCGTAGACCAGCGGGGCGTGTATCTCGTCGGCGATCACCCGGGCGCCGTGGCGCGCGGCGACTTCGACGATGGCGCTGAGCTCGGCGGCGGTGAACGCGGTGCCCAGCGGGTTGTTCGGGTTGCACAGGATCAGCGATCCCGCCCCGGCGGCGAACGCCGCGTCCAGGGCGTCCATGTCCATCACATAACGCCCGTAAGCCTGCTGGTGCATGGGGATTTCCACGCGCTGGCGTCCGGTGACGGTCAGCAGGTCGAAGAACGGCATGTAGGCCGGGACCGGCAGCACCACCGGGCTTTGCGGTCGGGTGAGGAACTCGATGACCACTTCCATGCCCTTGAGGACATCGGGCACCACGCGCACCCATTCCGGCCGGGCGTCCCAGCCGTAGCGGTGCCGGCACCACTGCGTGAGAGCCACCGGCAGGGTGTCGGAGTTCAGCACCGGATAGCCGAACTCTTCGTCGGCGATGCAGGCGCGCAACCCGTCGAGCACCGCGGGCGCCGTGGGGAAGTCCATCTCGGCGATCCACAGCGGCAGCACATCGGGAGGAAAGTGATTCCACTTGATGGTGTTGCGTGCTCGGAGCCGGTCGGGGGTCAACGCGTCGAAGACTTCAGCCACCCCGACAGTCTGCCGCGAGATACGTTTGCCACGTGGTTGATCCTGTGATCGAGGAGTTACTGGAGGGGCTGGAGGGCGCCGCGCGGGCCGAGCGTGCCGAGCTGATCGAATGGCTGCTGGGACAGGGCATCACCGCCGAAGAGATCCGCGGGAATGTCTCGCCGATGTTGCTGGCGTCGCGGCGGCTGATCGGTGATGACGGCACGTACGTCTCGGCTCGCCAGATCAGTGAGTCCAGTGGGATCACCCTCGAGCAGTTGCAGCGCTTGCAGCGGGCGGTCGGACTGCCCTGGATGGATGATCCGGATGCCCCGGGGCAGATGAGTGCCGACGCCAGCATCGCCGTGCACGCGCGCCGTTTCATCGAGGCCGGTATCGACGCCGAGCAGGCCCTGCAAACGGCTCGCGTACTGGCCGACGGCTTGGCGCACACGGCGGAATTCATGCGATTCACGGTGATGTCGGCCATCGGCGAACAGGGGGTCACCGAACTGCAGGTCGCGCAGCGGTCCCGCGATCTGGTGGGACGGCTGGCGCCGATGCTGGGCGCGTTCGTCGAAGACATGCTGATGATGCAGTTGCGTCATCAGCTCGACATCGACGTGATCACCGCCGGTGAGCGGGTGGCGGGCGCCCCGCTGCCGGGGGCCCGGCAGATCACCGTGGCATTCGCCGACCTGGTCGGGTTCACCCGGCTCGGGGAGATGGTTCCGCCCGAGGAGCTGGTGG
It encodes:
- a CDS encoding LLM class flavin-dependent oxidoreductase translates to MRLSVLDLVPVRSDQTSAHALAATVRLAQTADRLGFTRYWVAEHHNMPSVGATSPPVVLAYLAAQTAQVRLGSGGVMLPNHAPLAVAEQFALLEAAAPGRIDLGIGRAPGSDPVTSVMLRGNRSGAPDEDVANFPDYLDHVRAMMSSRGVQVQLRDGDYLLKATPAAAGEPRLWLLGSSMYSARLAAAKGLPYVFAHHFSGQGTQEALAYYRANFTPSEVCAAPTTFLTVNAAVAETRAEAEALMLPNLQMMARLRTGRPLGPVDVVEDALAAVVSDAEQRIIDSGLRRAVVGAPDEAAEQVQTLADRFGVDEVMINPVASARRGTDPATAPGRERTCELLAKELL
- a CDS encoding uracil-DNA glycosylase, which encodes MLNHPRTGQPFESPVPPGTGWPGDPATSHTPPAADAAQVVALAGQSEAIDELDALVSVCQACPRLVDWREQVAVTKRKSFADQPYWGRPVPGWGSRTPKIVIVGLAPAANGANRTGRMFTGDRSGDQLYAALYRAGLVNQPTSVDAADGLHANGIRITAPVRCAPPDNAPSIVERNTCAPWIEAEWQLIAPSVRVIVALGGFAWQTALRIGADPVPKPKPKFGHGVVVGLGPALHLVGCYHPSQQNMFTGRLTPAMLDDVFAQASALAGLSG
- a CDS encoding FAD-binding oxidoreductase; this translates as MNTDALAQLTADLPEGMVVTDPTITAGYRQDNALDPRAGQPLAVVRPLLTEQVQTVLRWATAHRIPVVTRGAGSGLSGGATAIDGGIVLCTEKMRDITVDPVTRTAVCQPGLFNAEVKKAVAAYGLWYPPDPSSFEICSIGGNIATNAGGLCCVKYGVTTDYVLGLQVVLADGTAVRLGGPRLKDVAGLSLTKLFVGSEGTLGVITEVTLRLLPAQPASSVVVATFDSVTAAADAVLDVSGRLRPSMLEFMDGAAINAVEDQLRMGLDRDAAAMLVAASDERGHAGAEDVELMARVFAEHHAKEVFSTADPVEAEGFVAARRFCIPAVEAKGPLLLEDVGVPVPRLAELITGIEKIAAERSLLISVIAHAGDGNTHPLIVHDPSDPENLRRAELAYGEIMDLALALGGTITGEHGVGRLKRPWLADQLGPEVMALNHRVKAALDPMNILNPGSGI
- a CDS encoding MalY/PatB family protein is translated as MAEVFDALTPDRLRARNTIKWNHFPPDVLPLWIAEMDFPTAPAVLDGLRACIADEEFGYPVLNSDTLPVALTQWCRHRYGWDARPEWVRVVPDVLKGMEVVIEFLTRPQSPVVLPVPAYMPFFDLLTVTGRQRVEIPMHQQAYGRYVMDMDALDAAFAAGAGSLILCNPNNPLGTAFTAAELSAIVEVAARHGARVIADEIHAPLVYDRPHVAAASVSATAADTVITLMSASKGWNLPGLMCAQVVLSNQRDADAWDRINMLNTMGAATVGIRANIAAYQHGGGWLDALLTYLRANRDHLSQVLPAAIPGVRISHPEATYLAWVDFRELGLPAEPAAILLANARVALSPGIPFGGGPGFARLNFATTRAILDRAIDAMAGALKR
- a CDS encoding PecA family PE domain-processing aspartic protease encodes the protein MGTFLGFGLAPITPPAHADGLDFDWLIDWFTPDTGVAADTTAFDSADWFDELFYEPLHASMQAWITNPFGEQINNGINQLLGAYVIGNGLDGTAENPDGGAGGLWFGDGGDGFDQIEAGLVGGNGGAAGMFGDGGAGGDGGAGADGGIGGTGGWLMGNGGAGGAGGAGIDDLAGGFGGAGGDAIAWLFGNGGAGGAGGNGAAGVDGAAGFSGGTGGVGGTGGAGGFSAAQYGDGGRGGAGGNGGSGGAGGAGTTGADATLAGGAGGNGGDGMQGGNGGTGGAGGAGGVAAHGVAGLAGTGGNGGNGGNGGTPGDGGAGGHGDASNPNGGRGGDAGAYGAGGLGGDGGAGSVHGAAGANGTTSTAPAGHGGAGGNGFNAVTAGGHGGHGGDGGTGSLHGNGGGAGGNGATGADGTAALNGGNAGHGGNGGTGGAGGNSLGDGSGGAGGAGGAAGDGGRGLDQVYLPPSATLPGSGGNGGTGGAGGVGGSSVSAHGEGTGNGGAGGAGGAGGNGGGNGIAKLDVANNVQYGSGGDGGVGGAGGNGGLGDTGAFGGGEGYHGGNGGAGGSGGAGGSAYVGNPAIGEHGRFGTNGTGGDGGAGGSGGGGGAGGAGNDSAGGTGGNGGNGGTAGDGGSPGSGLYAQPGINRAPVGIGGEGGAGGSAGSGGSGGVGDIGFDGGTGGNGGLGGFGGNGGSAVGSYYAQGSSGGNGGAGGSGGDAGEGGAGGGTGNAGSGGNAGAGGHGGNGGDGGESTLTGTNVHGGAAGDGGDGGAAGAVAAGGAGARGGDGGDGGDGGRGGAVGSNGANGAGGEGGAGSGGAAAGERGGPDGPANVAVPLYLQSGGISPIVYISINGGPPVPVQIDTGSTGLTILNSAVSGNIGDVQLTGSASYAGLGGASYGYQTYSTTVGFCDKGGDCPDELITQPTGVNVVTSGSNALMTQYFNRYGIVGVLGIGPNNGYAGTSTIISALPGSLNQGVLIDEQTGQVIFGPNPLTPEIAVSGSPYVDTMVSINGGPPVAISTSIDSGGMYGSIPQSLVPSLGVGSQVPAGTVISVYSSDGETLLYSYTTSAGNGPWVTSGGAANSGYYPFSVNPVYIDYRPSGYGMTIISR
- a CDS encoding PE-PPE domain-containing protein — translated: MGRRWPSRRLLVTLLCGASVAFMAPVVPAHAGAPDDAQTALIMGGTFMPTPSQRWQDAVVADYINPATGADHVPVVVPYPASGASTSIPTGLANLAATMAQQPDGQPYVVAGYSQSAQIAVLQKIDMMQSGQPDPDVTFLLLGSGNRPNGGFLERFDGLVIPGMPGLNFNGAAPTDGDIATIDVAAQYDANADFPQYPINLVAVLNAFLGFLYTHGGYAGGPLPQLVPAVWPPSQPLVGPFVDEYVAGSTDIVRQVTGDTTFYFIPTAELPLLSPLRTLGVPESWLEIVQPALRVIVEAGYDRSVPFGEPVPAQLIPIIDPATFLVDFTRAVVQGADNALALFGADLPGYAELMELFEDVRAWTASEIGEPYAQAVSWLNDYLNPFTAFTAIEGPIGEAIQLLFDVSGVQEYLLDPALGLIGTLGGLVTS
- a CDS encoding nitroreductase family deazaflavin-dependent oxidoreductase translates to MDHLPWIEKVGVRVLGLHDLIYRRSHGWIGHRLPGLPPNLLLHTVGAKTGKPRTTTLTYARDGDAYLIVASMGGAPRSPGWYHNLKAHPEVEINIGPKRLRATAQPVLPDDPDYARLWRIVNANNANRYDGYQRRTTRPIPVVKLTPASAP
- a CDS encoding HIT family protein; its protein translation is MSCVFCAVVAGDAPAVRVYEDDEYLAFLDIRPFTRGHTLVVPKQHFVDLTDTPPAALAGMLKVGQRIGQAARASGLHADGNNLAINDGRAAFQSVFHIHLHVVPRRNGDRLSFAKGLLVRRDSDREGTGAILRAALASSESAPSD
- a CDS encoding adenylate/guanylate cyclase domain-containing protein yields the protein MVDPVIEELLEGLEGAARAERAELIEWLLGQGITAEEIRGNVSPMLLASRRLIGDDGTYVSARQISESSGITLEQLQRLQRAVGLPWMDDPDAPGQMSADASIAVHARRFIEAGIDAEQALQTARVLADGLAHTAEFMRFTVMSAIGEQGVTELQVAQRSRDLVGRLAPMLGAFVEDMLMMQLRHQLDIDVITAGERVAGAPLPGARQITVAFADLVGFTRLGEMVPPEELVELAERLAVLGREIAVPPVRFIKTIGDAVMFVCPEPAPLVEAVLRLVEEAQADDTLPRLRAGIASGEAVSRVGDWFGSPVNTASRITGAARPGTVLVAEPVRVALADSDDFRWSFAGGRRLKGIKGEVNLFRVRSNTEH